TGGATCCGGCGCTTCCACCCCTCGCCGAACAGCACGGTGCGGCTGGTCTGCCTGCCCCACGCCGGTGGCTCCGCCAGCTACTTCTTCCGCTTCTCCGAGGAGCTCCACCCCTCCGTCGAGGCCCTGTCGGTGCAGTACCCCGGACGTCAGGACCGGCGCGACGAACCGTGCCTGGAGAGCGTCGAGGAGCTCGCCGAGCACGTCGTCGCGGCCACCGAACGCTGGTGGCAGGAAGGCCGGATGGCGCTCTTCGGGCACAGTCTCGGAGCCTCCGTCGCCTACGAGGCGGCCCGGATCCTCGAACAGCGGCACGGAGTACGGCCCGAGGGCCTGTACGTCTCCGGCCGGCGCGCCCCGTCCCTGGCGTCGGACAAGCTCGTCCATCTCCTGGACGACCAGGCGTTCCTCGCCGAGATCCGGCGCCTCAACGGCACCGACGACCGGTTCCTCCAGGACGACGAGCTGCTGCGGCTGGTGCTGCCCGCGCTGCGCAGTGACTACAAGGCAGCGGAGACGTACGAGCACCGGCCCTCCGCCAAGCTCACCTGCCCGGTGATGGCGCTGGCCGGCGACCGCGACCCGAAGGCGCCGCTGAACGAGGTGGCCGAGTGGCGCCGGCACACCAGCGGGCCGTTCTGCCTGCGGGCCTACTCCGGCGGCCACTTCTACCTCAACGACCAGTGGCACGAGATCTGCAACGACATCTCCGACCACCTGCTCGTCACCCGCTGCGCACCCGATCCCCGCGTCGTGCAGCCTCCGACCCGTCTTATCGAAGGAGCCGCGAAGAGATGGCAGAACCCACGGTGACCGACGACCTGGCGGGGGCCCTCACACAGCCCCCGCTGGGCCGCACCGTCCGCGCGGTGGCCGACCGTGAACTCGGCACCCACCTCCTGGAGACCCGCGGCATCCACTGGATCCACGCCGCGAACGGCGACCCGTACGCCGGCGTGCTGCGCGGCCAGTCGGACGACCCGTATCCGGCGTACGAGCGGCTGCGCGCCCGCGGCCCGCTCTCCTTCAGCCCGACGGGCAGCTGGGTCACCGCCGATCACGCCCTGGCGGCCCGTGTCCTCTCCTCGGCGGACTTCGGCGTGTCCGGCGCCGACGGCGGCCCCGTGCCGCAGCAGGTCCTCTCCTACGGGGAGGGCTGCCCGCTGGAGCACGAGCGGGCGCTGCCGTCGGCGCGCGACGCGGCGGAGGCCGGGCACCGCACCGAGGTCGAGCGGATCCACCGGGAGACCCTGGAGGGGCTCGCCCCGGACGTGTCGGCGTCGTACGCGTTCGAGCTGGTGGGCGGTTTCGTCCGTCCGGCGGTGACGGCCGCGGCAGCCGCCGTGCTCGGTGTTCGCGAGGACCGGCGCGGGGAGTTCGGCGACCTGGTGGAGCGGCTCCGGCCGCTGTCCGACAGTCTGCTGGCCCCGCAGTCCCTGCGGACGGTACGGGCGGCCGACGGCGCGCTGGCCGCGCTCGCGGCGCTGCTCGCCGACTCCTCCGGCCGGACGGACGGGGCCCTGCTGTCGGCGCTCGGTGTCACCGCCGCCGTCCAGCTCACCGGCAACGCCGTGCTCGCCCTCCTCGCCCACCCCGAGCAGTGGGGCGAGCTTTGTGCCCGGCCCGGGCTCGCCGCGGCCGCGGTGGAGGAGACCCTCCGCTACGACCCGCCGGTGCAGCTGGACGCCCGGGTGGTCCGCGCGGAGACGGAGCTGGCGGGCCGACGTCTTCCGGCCGGCGCCCATGTCGTCGTCCTCACCGCCGCCGCCGGCCGCGACCCGGAGGTCTTCACGGACCCGGAGCGCTTCGACCTCGCGCGCCCCGACGCCACCGCGCACCTCGCGCTGCACCCCGCCGGCCCGTACGGCCCGGTGGCGTCCTCGGTCCGGCTCCAGGCGGAGGTCGCGCTGCGGACCCTGGCCGGGCGTTTCCCGCGGCTGCGGCAGGCCGGGCCCGTGCTCCGCCCCCGCCGGGCGCCCGTCGGCCGCGGGCCGCTGAGCGTCCCGGTGAGCGCCTGAGACACCGGGACGCGGTCCTCCCCGGCCGCCGCCCCACCCCGCCCCGCCCCTCCACCGGCAGGAAGGACAACGACGCCATGCGCGTCCTGCTGACCTCGTTCGCACATCACACGCACTACTACGGCCTGGTGCCCCTGGCCTGGGCGCTGCTCGCCGCCGGGCACGAGGTGCGGGTCGCCGGCCAGCCCGCGCTCACGGACACGATCACCGGGTCCGGGCTCGCCGCGGTGCCCGTCGGCACCGACCACCTCATCCACGAGTACCGGGTGCGGATGGCGGGCGAACCGCGCCCCAACCACCCGGCGATCGCCTTCGACGAGGCCCGTCCCGAGCCGCTGGACTGGGACCACGCCCTCGGCATCGAGGCGATCCTCGCCCCGTACTTCTACCTGCTCGCCAACAACGACTCGATGGTCGACGACCTGGTCGACTTCGCCCGTTCCTGGCAGCCGGACCTGGTGCTGTGGGAGCCGACGACGTACGCGGGCGCCGTCGCCGCGCAGGTCACCGGTGCCGCGCACGCCCGGGTCCTGTGGGGGCCCGACGTGATGGGCAGCGCCCGCCGCAAGTTCGTCGCGCTGCGGGACCGGCAGCCGCCGGAGCACCGCGAGGACCCCACGGCCGAGTGGCTGACGTGGACGCTCGACCGGTACGGCGCCTCCTTCGAGGAGGAGCTGATCACCGGCCAGTTCACGGTCGACCCGACCCCGCCCAGCCTGCGTCTCGGCACCGGCCTGCCCACCGTCGGCATGCGTTACGTCCCGTACAACGGCACGTCGGTCGTGCCCGGCTGGCTGGGCGAGCCGCCCGCGCGGCCCCGGGTCTGTCTCACCCTCGGTGTCTCCGCGCGTGAGGTTCTCGGCGGCGACGGTGTCTCGCAGGGCGACATCCTGGAGGCGCTCGCCGACCTCGACATCGAGCTGATCGCGACGCTCGACGCGAGCCAGCGCGCCGAGGTGCGCAGCTACCCGAAGCACACCCGGTTCACGGACTTCGTGCCGATGCACGCGCTGCTGCCGAGCTGCTCGGCGATCATCCACCACGGCGGGGCCGGCACCTATGCGACCGCCGTGATCAACGCGGTGCCGCAGGTGATGCTCGCCGAGCTGTGGGACGCGCCCGTCAAGGCGCGGGCCGTCGCGGACCAGGGGGCCGGGTTCTTCCTGCCGCCGGCCGACCTCACCCCGCAGGCCGTCCGGGACGCCGTCGTCCGCATCCTCGACGACCCCTCGGTGACCGCCGCCGCGCACCGGCTGCGCGACGAGACCTTCGGCGACCCCACCCCGGCCGGGATCGTCCCCGAGCTGGAGCGGCTCGCCGCACAGCACCGCCGCCCGCCGGCCGGCGACCGTCCCTGACCCCCGTCGGAAGACCGCTCGGATACCACCCGGACACCGCCCGGAACCACCCGGACATCGCCCGGACATCGCCCGGGAAATCCTCAACCCTCAGCCCGAAAGCAGGAGTTCCGTGTACGAAGTCGACCACGCCGACGTCTACGACCTCTTCTACCTCGGTCGCGGCAAGGACTACGCCGCCGAGGCCTCCGACATCGCCGACCTGGTGCGTTCCCGTACCCCCGAGGCGTCCTCGCTCCTGGACGTGGCCTGCGGCACGGGCACCCACCTGGAGCACTTCACCAAGGAGTTCGCCGACACCGCGGGCCTGGAGCTGTCCGAGGACATGCTCACCCACGCCCGTACGCGGCTGCCCGACGCGACGCTCCACCAGGGCGACATGCGGGACTTCCGGCTCGGCCGCCGGTTCTCCGCCGTCGTCAGCATGTTCAGCTCCGTCGGCTACCTCCGTACGACCGGTGAACTCGACGCGGCCGTCGCGTCGTTCGCGCAGCACCTGGAGCCCGGCGGCGTCGTCGTGGTGGAGCCGTGGTGGTTCCCGGAGACCTTCGCCGACGGCTGGGTCAGTGCCGACGTCGTCCGCCGGGACGGGCGCACCGTGGCCCGCGTCTCGCACTCGGTGCGCGAGGGGAACGCGACGCGCATGGAGGTGCACTTCACGGTGGCCGACCCGGGCCGCGGCGTACGGCACTTCTCCGACGTCCACCTCATCACCCTCTTCCAGCAGGCGGAGTACGAGGCAGCCTTCACGGCCGCGGGGCTGCGCGTCGAGTACGTGGAGGGCGGCCCGTCGGGCCGTGGCCTCTTCGTCGGCGTCCCCGCCTGAGGCCGCTCGGCCCCCACACACAGACCCCCCGGGGCAACGCCCCGGGTGCACCAAGCACAGAGAGAGAAACGAACCGTGACAGGTAAGACCCGAATACCGCGCGTCCGCCGCGGCCGTACGACCCCCAGGGCCTTCACCCTGGCCGTCGTCGGCACCCTCCTGGCGGGCACCACCGTGGCGGCGGCCGCTCCCGGCGCCGCCGACACGGCCAACGTCCAGTACACGAGCCGGGCGGCGGAGCTCGTCGCCCGGATGACGCTCGACGAGAAGATCGGCTTCGTCCACTGGGCCCTGGACCCCGACCGGCAGAACGTCGGCTACCTCCCCGGCGTGCCGCGTCTCGGCATCCCGGAGCTGCGTGCCGCCGACGGCCCGAACGGCATCCGTCTGGTGGGCAGGACCGCCACCGCGCTGCCCGCGCCGGTCGCCCTGGCCAGCACCTTCGACGACACCATGGCCGACAGCTACGGCAAGGTCATGGGCCGCGACGGACGCGCGCTCGGCCAGGACATGGTCCTGGGCCCGATGATGAACAACATCCGGGTGCCGCACGGCGGCCGGAACTACGAGACGTTCAGCGAGGACCCCCTGGTCTCCTCGCGCACCGCGGTCGCCCAGATCAAGGGCATCCAGGGTGCGGGTCTGATGACCACGGCCAAGCACTTCGCGGCCAACAACCAGGAGAACAACCGCTTCAGCGTGAACGCCACGGTCGACGAGCAGACGCTCCGCGAGATCGAGTTCCCGGCGTTCGAGGCGTCCTCCAAGGCCGGCGCGGCCTCCTTCATGTGTGCCTACAACGGCCTCAACGGCAAGCCGTCCTGTGGCAACGACGAGCTCCTCAACAACGTGCTGCGCACGCAGTGGGGCTTCCAGGGCTGGGTGATGTCCGACTGGCTCGCCACCCCGGGCACCGACGCCATCACCAAGGGCCTCGACCAGGAGATGGGCGTCGAGCTCCCCGGCGACATCCCGCCGGGCGAGCCCTCGCCGCCTGCCAAGTTCTTCGGTGACGCGCTGAAGCAGGCCGTCCTGAACGGCACGATCCCCGAGTCGGCCGTGACCAGGTCGGCGGAGCGCATCGTCGGGCAGATGGACCGCTTCGGTCTGCTGTCGGCGACCCCGGCGCCCCGGCCCGAGCGCGACAAGGCGGGTGCCCAGGCGGTGTCCCGCAAGGTCGCCGAGAACGGCGCGGTGCTCCTGCGCAACGAGGGCCAGGCCCTGCCGCTCGCCGGTGACGCCGGCAAGAGCATCGCGGTCATCGGCCCCACGGCCGTCGACCCCAAGGTCACCGGCCTGGGCAGCGCCCACGTCGTCCCGGACTCGGCGGCCGCGCCGCTCGACACCATCAAGGCCCGCGCCGGCGCGGGTGCGACGGTGTCGTACGAGACGGGTGAGGAGATCTTCGGGTCGCAGATCCCGGCGGGGAACCTCAGCCCGGCGTTCCACCAGGGCGTGCAGCTCCAGCCGGGTCAGGCCGGGGCGCTGTACGACGGCACGCTGACCGTGCCCGCCGACGGCGAGTACCGCATCGCGGTCCGCGCCACCGGTGGTTACGCCACGGTGCAGCTCGGCAGCCACACCATCGAGGCCGGCCAGGTCTACGGCAAGGTGAGCAGCCCGCTCCTCAAGCTGACCAAGGGCACGCACAAGCTCACCGTCTCGGGCTTCGCGATGAGCGCCACCCCGCTCTCCCTGGAGCTGGGCTGGGTGACGCCGCAGGCGGCCGACGCGACGATCGCGAAGGCCGTGGAGGCGGCGATGAAGGCCCGTACGGCCATCGTCTTCGCCTACGACGACGGCACCGAGGGCGTCGACCGTCCGAACCTGTCGCTGCCGGGTACGCAGGACAAGCTGATCGCGGCGGTCGCCGACGCCAACCCGAACACGATCGTGGTCCTCAACACCGGTTCGTCGGTGCTGATGCCGTGGCTGTCGAAGACCCGCGCGGTCCTGGACATGTGGTACCCGGGCCAGGCGGGCGCCGAGGCCACCGCCGCGCTGCTCTACGGTGACGTCAACCCGAGCGGCAAGCTCACCCAGAGCTTCCCGGCCGCCGAGAACCAGCACGCGGTCGCCGGCGACCCGAACCGCTACCCGGGCGTCGACAACCAGCAGCAGTACACCGAGGGCATCCACGTCGGGTACCGCTGGTTCGACAAGGAGAACGTCAAGCCGCTGTTCCCGTTCGGGCACGGCCTGTCGTACACCTCGTTCACGCAGAGCGCCCCGACCGTCGTGCGCACGTCCACGGGCGGTCTGAAGGTCACGGTCACGGTCCGCAACAGCGGGCAGCGCGCGGGCCAGGAGGTCGTCCAGGCGTACCTCGGTGCCAGCCCGAACGTGACGGCCCCGCAGGCGAAGAAGAAGCTGGTGGGCTACACGAAGGTCGCGCTCGCCGCGGGCGAGTCGAAGACGGTGACGGTGAACATGGACCGTCGTCAGCTGCAGTTCTGGGACGCCGCGGCCGACTCCTGGAAGACCGGAACGGGCAACCGGCTCCTGCAGACCGGTTCGTCCTCCGCGGACCTGCGCGGAAGCACCACGGTCAACGTCTCGTGACGTGACACGCACGAAGACGGCGGTGCCCGCCACCCGGAAGGGTGGCGGGCACCGCCTTTCGGGCCTGGTACGCCGGTCAGCCGGCGTGCAGCGCCCACTCGCGTACGGCGTCGATCACCCGCAGCGCCTGCTCGCGCTCCAGGTGCGGGCCGATCGGCAGGCTGAGGACCTGCCGCGCGAAGCTCTCGGCGCGCGGCAGCGAGCCCTCCGCCGGGGCGTCGCCCGCGTAGGCGGGAGAGAGGTGCACCGGCACCGGGTAGTGCGTGAGCGTGTCGACGCCGCGGGCGTCCAGGTGGTCCCGCAGGTCGTCGCGGCGGTCCGTGCGCACGGTGAAGAGGTGCCAGACCGGGTCGGTGTCGGCTGCGGTCACCGGCAGGGTGATGCCGGGGAGTCCGGCGAGCCCGGACAGGTACTCCGCGGCCAGCGCCGACCTGCGGCCGTTCCAGTCGTCCAGGTGGGCGAGGCGGATCCGCAGGACGGCCGCCTGCATCTCGTCCAGGCGGGAGTTGGTGCCCTTCATCTCGTGGCTGTACTTCTGCCGGGAGCCGTAGTTGCGGAGCATCCGCAGCCGTTCGGCGAGCTCGGGGTCGCCGGTCACGACGGCGCCGCCGTCGCCGAAGCAGCCGAGGTTCTTGCCCGGGTAGAAGCTGAACGCGGCCACCGACGAACCGGCGCCGATCCGCCGGCCCCGGTAGCGGGCGCCGTGCGCCTGCGCGGCGTCCTCCACGATGTGCAGGCCGTGCCGGGCCGCCAGGTCGCGGAGGGCGTCCAGGTCGGCCGGGTGGCCGTAGAGGTGGACGGGGAGGAGTGCCCGGGTGCGGGGGGTGATCGCCTTCTCGACGAGCAGCGGGTCCAGGGTGGGGTGGTCCTCGTGGGGTTCGACGGGCACGGGGGTCGCGCCGGTGGCCGACACCGCGAGCCAGCTGGCGATGTACGTGTGCGAGGGGACGATCACCTCGTCGCCGGGTCCGATGCCGAGGCCGCGGAGCGCCAGCTGGAGGGCGTCCATGCCGCTGTTCACGCCGACGGCGTGGCCGGTCTCGCAGTAGGCGGCGAACTCGCCCTCGAAGGCTTCCAGTTCGGGTCCGAGGAGGTAGCGCCCGGAGTCGAGGACGCGGGCGACGGCGGCGTCGGTCTCCGCGCGCAGCTCCTCGTAGGCGGCCTTGAGGTCGAGGAAGGGGACGCGGGGGGTCACGAGGCCACTCCCGCGGCGAGCTCCGGCGCGGGTGCCTTGAGCGGCTCCCACCAGTCGCGGTTCTCCCGGTACCAGCGGACGGTGCGCGCGAGGCCGTCCGCGAAGGCGACCTGCGGCCGGTAGCCGAGCTCGCGCTCGATCTTCCCGCCGTCGAGGGAGTAGCGCAGGTCGTGGCCCTTGCGGTCGGCGACCTTCCGGACGGACGACCAGTCCGCGCCGAGCGACTCCAGGAGCATGCCGGTGAGTTCGCGGTTGGTCAGCTCCAGGCCGCCGCCGATGTGGTAGACCTCGCCGGCCCGGCCGCCCGCGAGGACGAGCGCGATGCCCCGGCAGTGGTCGTCGGTGTGCACCCACTCGCGGACGTTGGCGCCGTCGCCGTACAGGGGCAGCGTCCCGCCGTCGAGGAGGTTCGTCACGAACAGCGGGATCAGCTTCTCGGGGTGCTGGTACGGCCCGTAGTTGTTGCAGCAGCGGGTGATCCGCACGTCGAGGCCGTACGTCCGGTGGTAGGCGCGGGCGACGAGGTCGGATCCGGCCTTCGAGGCGGCGTAGGGGGAGTTGGGCTCCAGCGGGCTGCTCTCAGTCCAGGAACCGGAGTCGATCGACCCGTACACCTCGTCGGTGGAGACGTGCACGACCCGTCCCACGCCGGCGTCGACGGCGCACTGGAGGAGGGTCTGCGTGCCCTGCACGTTGGTCTCGGTGAACACGGACGCGCCCGCGATGGAGCGGTCGACGTGGCTCTCGGCCGCGAAGTGGACGACGGCGTCGACGCCGCGGAGCTCCCGGGCGAGGAGCTCGGCGTCGCGGATGTCGCCGTGGACGAAGCGCAGTCGCGGGTCGCCGGCCGCGGGGGCCAGGTTGGCGATGTTGCCCGCGTAGGTGAGGCTGTCGAGGACGATCACCTCCTCGGCGGGCACGTCGGGGTACGCCCCGGCGAGGAGCTGCCGCACGAAGTGCGAGCCGATGAAGCCCGCACCTCCGGTCACCAGAAGCCGCACTGCTGTCTCCCTTTCGGTGGCGCGGTGGGTCGCGCTGTCGGTCGCGATGTCGGTCGCGCTGTCGGTCGCGCGTACGCGGCGGTCGCGAGGCGTCGCCCTCACGGGGCTCCCTCGCGGCCGGCGATCTCCATCAGATACGTGCCGTACTCGGTGCGGGAGAGACGTTCTCCCAGGCGGTGGCAGGCCTCGGCGTCGATGAAGCCCATCCGGAAGGCGATCTCCTCTAGGCCGGCGATCCAGACGCCCTGCCGCTCCTCCAGGACCTGGACGTACTGCGCGGCCCGGAGGAGCGAGTCGTGGGTGCCGGTGTCCAGCCAGGCGAAGCCGCGGCCCAGGTCGACGAGTTCGGCCCGGCCCCGCTCCAGGTAGACGCGGTTGACGTCGGTGATCTCCAGCTCGCCGCGCGCCGAGGGCCGGATGTTCTTGGCGATGTCCACGACGTCGTTGTCGTAGAGGTAGAGGCCGGTGACGGCGAGGTTGGAGCGCGGCTTGACGGGCTTCTCGACGAGGCCGGTCAGCCGGCCCTCGGCGTCCACCTCGGCGACGCCGTACCGCTCGGGGTCCTTGACCGGGTAGCCGAAGAGCACGCAGCCGTCGAGCCGCGCGATGCTGTCCCGCAGGAGCGTGTACAGGCCGGGCCCGTGGAAGATGTTGTCGCCCAGGATCAGGGCGCAGGTGTCGTCGCCGATGTGGCCGGCGCCGACGAGAAGCGCGTCCGCGATTCCCGCGGGCTCTTTCTGTACCGCATAGTCGAGTTCGATTCCGAGGTGGCTGCCGTTTCCGAGCAGCGACTCGAAGAGTTCGATGTGCTGGGGGGTGGAGATGATTTGTATCTCGCGAATACCGCCGAGCATGAAAACCGACAGCGGATAGTAGATCATCGGTTTGTTGTAGACCGGAAGAATCTGTTTCGAAATCACCGAGGTCGCCGGATGCAGTCGAGTTCCGCTCCCGCCGGCCAGGACTATTCCCTTCATTCCCGGAAGCTAGCAGGAGAAGGCCGGTATTAACGGTTGGCGTGGCGGAGATAGGGGGCGCTAGGGGATGCGCAGGGGGAGTGTCGCCGCGCCTTTGGGGGGGGGTGGGAAAACGCCGAGGGCCCGGCCGTCCGGCCGGGCCCTCGGAAGGGGAGTGCGTGCGGGTGCGGGTCAGCGCAGGAAGCCGCGGACCTCCTCCCAGCCGTCCGCGGCGTCCCGCTCCAGCTGGTTCAGGCGGGCGGTGACGACCTGGTCGAAGCCGTCCATGAAGTACTCGTCGCCGTCGTGGGGCGCCACCTGGCCGCCGCGCTCGACGAAGTCGCGGACCACCTCGGTGAGGGAGGTGTCGGGGTCCACGCGGCCCGCGATGTACCGGGTGGCGCCGTCCAGGTCGGGGAAGCCGGCCTCGCGGTACAGGTACACGTCGCCGAGGAGGTCCACCTGCACCGACACCTGCGGGTGCGCGGTGGGCCGCATGGTGGCGGGCTTGATCCGCAGCAGTTCGGCGTCGGCCCCGGCCCGCAGGCTGTTCAGGGCGTAGCCGTAGTCGATGTGGAGTCCGGGGGTGCGCTCGTTGACCCGCTCCTCGAAGGCGTTGAGGGCCTCCTGGAGCTCGGCCCGCTCCTCCTGGGGCAGCTTGCCGTCGTCACGGCCGCTGTAGTCCTCGCGGATGTTGACGAAGTCGATCGTCCTGCCCTGCCCGGCCTCGTCGAGGTCGGCGATGAAGTCGACCAGGTCGAGCAGGCGCGAGGCGCGGCCCGGGAGCACGATGTAGGCGAAGCCGAGGTTGATCGGCGAGTCGCGTTCGGCGCGCAGCTGCTGGAAGCGGCGGAGGTTCTCGCGGACGCGGCGGAAGGCGGCCTTCTTGCCGGTGGTCTGCTCGTACTCCTCGTCGTCGAGGCCGTAGAGCGAGGTGCGGATGGCGTGCAGGCCCCACAGGCCGGGCTGGCGCTCCAGGGTCCGCTCGGTGAGCGCGAACGAGTTCGTGTAGACGGTGGGCCGCAGGCCGTGCTCGGTGGCGTGCGCGGCCAGGGTGCCGAGGCCGGGGTTGGTGAGCGGCTCCAGGCCGCCGGAGAAGTACAGGGCGTACGGGTTGCCCGCGGGTATCTCGTCGATGACCGACCGGAACATGGTGTTGCCGGCGTCGAGGGCGGACGGGTCGTAGCGGGCGCCGGTCACGCGGA
The sequence above is a segment of the Streptomyces sp. NBC_01255 genome. Coding sequences within it:
- a CDS encoding thioesterase II family protein — encoded protein: MNRPLNVDSGLWIRRFHPSPNSTVRLVCLPHAGGSASYFFRFSEELHPSVEALSVQYPGRQDRRDEPCLESVEELAEHVVAATERWWQEGRMALFGHSLGASVAYEAARILEQRHGVRPEGLYVSGRRAPSLASDKLVHLLDDQAFLAEIRRLNGTDDRFLQDDELLRLVLPALRSDYKAAETYEHRPSAKLTCPVMALAGDRDPKAPLNEVAEWRRHTSGPFCLRAYSGGHFYLNDQWHEICNDISDHLLVTRCAPDPRVVQPPTRLIEGAAKRWQNPR
- a CDS encoding cytochrome P450 family protein — its product is MAEPTVTDDLAGALTQPPLGRTVRAVADRELGTHLLETRGIHWIHAANGDPYAGVLRGQSDDPYPAYERLRARGPLSFSPTGSWVTADHALAARVLSSADFGVSGADGGPVPQQVLSYGEGCPLEHERALPSARDAAEAGHRTEVERIHRETLEGLAPDVSASYAFELVGGFVRPAVTAAAAAVLGVREDRRGEFGDLVERLRPLSDSLLAPQSLRTVRAADGALAALAALLADSSGRTDGALLSALGVTAAVQLTGNAVLALLAHPEQWGELCARPGLAAAAVEETLRYDPPVQLDARVVRAETELAGRRLPAGAHVVVLTAAAGRDPEVFTDPERFDLARPDATAHLALHPAGPYGPVASSVRLQAEVALRTLAGRFPRLRQAGPVLRPRRAPVGRGPLSVPVSA
- a CDS encoding activator-dependent family glycosyltransferase, whose amino-acid sequence is MRVLLTSFAHHTHYYGLVPLAWALLAAGHEVRVAGQPALTDTITGSGLAAVPVGTDHLIHEYRVRMAGEPRPNHPAIAFDEARPEPLDWDHALGIEAILAPYFYLLANNDSMVDDLVDFARSWQPDLVLWEPTTYAGAVAAQVTGAAHARVLWGPDVMGSARRKFVALRDRQPPEHREDPTAEWLTWTLDRYGASFEEELITGQFTVDPTPPSLRLGTGLPTVGMRYVPYNGTSVVPGWLGEPPARPRVCLTLGVSAREVLGGDGVSQGDILEALADLDIELIATLDASQRAEVRSYPKHTRFTDFVPMHALLPSCSAIIHHGGAGTYATAVINAVPQVMLAELWDAPVKARAVADQGAGFFLPPADLTPQAVRDAVVRILDDPSVTAAAHRLRDETFGDPTPAGIVPELERLAAQHRRPPAGDRP
- a CDS encoding class I SAM-dependent DNA methyltransferase, with protein sequence MYEVDHADVYDLFYLGRGKDYAAEASDIADLVRSRTPEASSLLDVACGTGTHLEHFTKEFADTAGLELSEDMLTHARTRLPDATLHQGDMRDFRLGRRFSAVVSMFSSVGYLRTTGELDAAVASFAQHLEPGGVVVVEPWWFPETFADGWVSADVVRRDGRTVARVSHSVREGNATRMEVHFTVADPGRGVRHFSDVHLITLFQQAEYEAAFTAAGLRVEYVEGGPSGRGLFVGVPA
- a CDS encoding beta-glucosidase family protein codes for the protein MTGKTRIPRVRRGRTTPRAFTLAVVGTLLAGTTVAAAAPGAADTANVQYTSRAAELVARMTLDEKIGFVHWALDPDRQNVGYLPGVPRLGIPELRAADGPNGIRLVGRTATALPAPVALASTFDDTMADSYGKVMGRDGRALGQDMVLGPMMNNIRVPHGGRNYETFSEDPLVSSRTAVAQIKGIQGAGLMTTAKHFAANNQENNRFSVNATVDEQTLREIEFPAFEASSKAGAASFMCAYNGLNGKPSCGNDELLNNVLRTQWGFQGWVMSDWLATPGTDAITKGLDQEMGVELPGDIPPGEPSPPAKFFGDALKQAVLNGTIPESAVTRSAERIVGQMDRFGLLSATPAPRPERDKAGAQAVSRKVAENGAVLLRNEGQALPLAGDAGKSIAVIGPTAVDPKVTGLGSAHVVPDSAAAPLDTIKARAGAGATVSYETGEEIFGSQIPAGNLSPAFHQGVQLQPGQAGALYDGTLTVPADGEYRIAVRATGGYATVQLGSHTIEAGQVYGKVSSPLLKLTKGTHKLTVSGFAMSATPLSLELGWVTPQAADATIAKAVEAAMKARTAIVFAYDDGTEGVDRPNLSLPGTQDKLIAAVADANPNTIVVLNTGSSVLMPWLSKTRAVLDMWYPGQAGAEATAALLYGDVNPSGKLTQSFPAAENQHAVAGDPNRYPGVDNQQQYTEGIHVGYRWFDKENVKPLFPFGHGLSYTSFTQSAPTVVRTSTGGLKVTVTVRNSGQRAGQEVVQAYLGASPNVTAPQAKKKLVGYTKVALAAGESKTVTVNMDRRQLQFWDAAADSWKTGTGNRLLQTGSSSADLRGSTTVNVS
- a CDS encoding DegT/DnrJ/EryC1/StrS family aminotransferase, translating into MTPRVPFLDLKAAYEELRAETDAAVARVLDSGRYLLGPELEAFEGEFAAYCETGHAVGVNSGMDALQLALRGLGIGPGDEVIVPSHTYIASWLAVSATGATPVPVEPHEDHPTLDPLLVEKAITPRTRALLPVHLYGHPADLDALRDLAARHGLHIVEDAAQAHGARYRGRRIGAGSSVAAFSFYPGKNLGCFGDGGAVVTGDPELAERLRMLRNYGSRQKYSHEMKGTNSRLDEMQAAVLRIRLAHLDDWNGRRSALAAEYLSGLAGLPGITLPVTAADTDPVWHLFTVRTDRRDDLRDHLDARGVDTLTHYPVPVHLSPAYAGDAPAEGSLPRAESFARQVLSLPIGPHLEREQALRVIDAVREWALHAG
- the rfbB gene encoding dTDP-glucose 4,6-dehydratase — translated: MRLLVTGGAGFIGSHFVRQLLAGAYPDVPAEEVIVLDSLTYAGNIANLAPAAGDPRLRFVHGDIRDAELLARELRGVDAVVHFAAESHVDRSIAGASVFTETNVQGTQTLLQCAVDAGVGRVVHVSTDEVYGSIDSGSWTESSPLEPNSPYAASKAGSDLVARAYHRTYGLDVRITRCCNNYGPYQHPEKLIPLFVTNLLDGGTLPLYGDGANVREWVHTDDHCRGIALVLAGGRAGEVYHIGGGLELTNRELTGMLLESLGADWSSVRKVADRKGHDLRYSLDGGKIERELGYRPQVAFADGLARTVRWYRENRDWWEPLKAPAPELAAGVAS
- the rfbA gene encoding glucose-1-phosphate thymidylyltransferase RfbA; this encodes MKGIVLAGGSGTRLHPATSVISKQILPVYNKPMIYYPLSVFMLGGIREIQIISTPQHIELFESLLGNGSHLGIELDYAVQKEPAGIADALLVGAGHIGDDTCALILGDNIFHGPGLYTLLRDSIARLDGCVLFGYPVKDPERYGVAEVDAEGRLTGLVEKPVKPRSNLAVTGLYLYDNDVVDIAKNIRPSARGELEITDVNRVYLERGRAELVDLGRGFAWLDTGTHDSLLRAAQYVQVLEERQGVWIAGLEEIAFRMGFIDAEACHRLGERLSRTEYGTYLMEIAGREGAP
- the desII gene encoding dTDP-4-amino-4,6-dideoxy-D-glucose ammonia-lyase, whose product is MTAPAPAATAPAERCAHPGADIGAAVHAVGQSLVAGGLVPPDEAGSTAEQLVRLAVRYGNSPFTPLEEARQDLGVDRDAFRRLLALFGQVPELRVAVETGPAGAYWKNTLLPLEQRGVFDAALARKPAFPYSVGLYPGPTCMFRCHFCVRVTGARYDPSALDAGNTMFRSVIDEIPAGNPYALYFSGGLEPLTNPGLGTLAAHATEHGLRPTVYTNSFALTERTLERQPGLWGLHAIRTSLYGLDDEEYEQTTGKKAAFRRVRENLRRFQQLRAERDSPINLGFAYIVLPGRASRLLDLVDFIADLDEAGQGRTIDFVNIREDYSGRDDGKLPQEERAELQEALNAFEERVNERTPGLHIDYGYALNSLRAGADAELLRIKPATMRPTAHPQVSVQVDLLGDVYLYREAGFPDLDGATRYIAGRVDPDTSLTEVVRDFVERGGQVAPHDGDEYFMDGFDQVVTARLNQLERDAADGWEEVRGFLR